Proteins from a genomic interval of Harpia harpyja isolate bHarHar1 chromosome 7, bHarHar1 primary haplotype, whole genome shotgun sequence:
- the CHRNA1 gene encoding acetylcholine receptor subunit alpha isoform X1, with translation MMKVHRVLLLLSAAGLALCYEHETRLVEDLFRDYNKVVRPVEDHRDAVVVTVGLQLIQLINVDEVNQIVTTNVRLKQQWTDVNLKWNPDDYGGVKKIRIPSDDIWRPDLVLYNNADGDFAIVKYTKVLLEHTGLITWTPPAIFKSYCEIIVTHFPFDQQNCSMKLGTWTYDGTVVVINPESDRPDLSNFMESGEWVMKDYRGWKHWVYYACCPDTPYLDITYHFLMQRLPLYFIVNVIIPCLLFSFLTGLVFYLPTDSGEKMTLSISVLLSLTVFLLVIVELIPSTSSAVPLIGKYMLFTMVFVIASIIITVIVINTHHRSPSTHTMPHWVRKIFIDTIPNIMFFSTMKRPSRDKQDKNIFAEDIDISEISGKPGSVPVNFYSPLTKNPDVKNAIEGIKYIAETMKSDQEASNAAEEWKFVAMVVDHLLLGIFMLVCIIGTLAVFAGRLIELNQQG, from the exons ATGATGAAGGTGCATCGTgtactcctcctcctctccgcaG CTGGCCTGGCCCTGTGCTATGAACACGAGACTCGCCTCGTTGAGGACTTGTTCAGGGACTACAACAAGGTGGTGCGCCCAGTGGAGGACCATCGGGACGCCGTTGTCGTCACCGTCGGGCTGCAGCTCATTCAGCTTATTAACGTG gatgaaGTAAATCAGATTGTGACAACCAACGTACGCCTGAAACAG CAATGGACAGACGTCAACCTCAAGTGGAATCCAGACGACTATGGTGGCGTGAAAAAAATCCGCATCCCCTCAGATGATATCTGGCGGCCAGACCTTGTTCTTTACAACAA CGCAGATGGCGATTTTGCCATCGTTAAATACACCAAAGTCCTTCTGGAGCACACAGGCCTGATCACCTGGACACcaccagctatttttaaaagttactgtgaAATTATAGTCACGCACTTCCCATTTGACCAGCAGAACTGCAGTATGAAGTTGGGAACTTGGACATACGATGGTACAGTGGTTGTTATTAACCCG GAGAGTGATCGTCCAGATCTGAGTAACTTCATGGAGAGCGGAGAATGGGTAATGAAGGACTACCGCGGCTGGAAGCACTGGGTTTACTACGCTTGCTGCCCTGACACTCCCTACCTGGATATCACCTACCACTTCCTTATGCAGCGCCTGCCTCTCTACTTCATCGTGAACGTCATCATTCCCtgcctgctcttttcctttttaaccgGGTTAGTTTTTTACCTACCCACAGATTCAG GTGAGAAAATGACTCTCAGCATCTCTGTCCTGCTGTCTTTGACTGTGTTCCTTCTGGTCATTGTGGAGCTGATTCCCTCCACCTCCAGTGCAGTGCCTCTGATAGGCAAATACATGTTGTTTACAATGGTGTTTGTCATCGCTTCAATCATCATCACGGTCATCGTCATCAACACCCACCACCGCTCCCCAAGCACTCACACCATGCCGCACTGGGTCAGGAAG ATCTTTATTGACACAATCCCAAACATCATGTTTTTCTCTACAATGAAACGACCATCCAGggataaacaagacaaaaatatttttgcagaagatattgatatttctgaaatttctggGAAGCCAGGTTCTGTGCCTGTCAACTTCTACTCCCCGCTTACCAAAAATCCAGATGTGAAAAATGCTATAGAGGGAATCAAATACATTGCGGAAACAATGAAATCGGACCAAGAAGCCAGTAAC gCTGCAGAAGAATGGAAGTTTGTTGCAATGGTGGTCGATCATCTTCTCCTTGGCATATTTATGCTAGTTTGTATTATAGGAACATTAGCTGTATTTGCTGGTCGCCTTATTGAATTAAATCAGCAAGGATGA
- the CHRNA1 gene encoding acetylcholine receptor subunit alpha isoform X2: MMKVHRVLLLLSAAGLALCYEHETRLVEDLFRDYNKVVRPVEDHRDAVVVTVGLQLIQLINVDEVNQIVTTNVRLKQWTDVNLKWNPDDYGGVKKIRIPSDDIWRPDLVLYNNADGDFAIVKYTKVLLEHTGLITWTPPAIFKSYCEIIVTHFPFDQQNCSMKLGTWTYDGTVVVINPESDRPDLSNFMESGEWVMKDYRGWKHWVYYACCPDTPYLDITYHFLMQRLPLYFIVNVIIPCLLFSFLTGLVFYLPTDSGEKMTLSISVLLSLTVFLLVIVELIPSTSSAVPLIGKYMLFTMVFVIASIIITVIVINTHHRSPSTHTMPHWVRKIFIDTIPNIMFFSTMKRPSRDKQDKNIFAEDIDISEISGKPGSVPVNFYSPLTKNPDVKNAIEGIKYIAETMKSDQEASNAAEEWKFVAMVVDHLLLGIFMLVCIIGTLAVFAGRLIELNQQG; encoded by the exons ATGATGAAGGTGCATCGTgtactcctcctcctctccgcaG CTGGCCTGGCCCTGTGCTATGAACACGAGACTCGCCTCGTTGAGGACTTGTTCAGGGACTACAACAAGGTGGTGCGCCCAGTGGAGGACCATCGGGACGCCGTTGTCGTCACCGTCGGGCTGCAGCTCATTCAGCTTATTAACGTG gatgaaGTAAATCAGATTGTGACAACCAACGTACGCCTGAAACAG TGGACAGACGTCAACCTCAAGTGGAATCCAGACGACTATGGTGGCGTGAAAAAAATCCGCATCCCCTCAGATGATATCTGGCGGCCAGACCTTGTTCTTTACAACAA CGCAGATGGCGATTTTGCCATCGTTAAATACACCAAAGTCCTTCTGGAGCACACAGGCCTGATCACCTGGACACcaccagctatttttaaaagttactgtgaAATTATAGTCACGCACTTCCCATTTGACCAGCAGAACTGCAGTATGAAGTTGGGAACTTGGACATACGATGGTACAGTGGTTGTTATTAACCCG GAGAGTGATCGTCCAGATCTGAGTAACTTCATGGAGAGCGGAGAATGGGTAATGAAGGACTACCGCGGCTGGAAGCACTGGGTTTACTACGCTTGCTGCCCTGACACTCCCTACCTGGATATCACCTACCACTTCCTTATGCAGCGCCTGCCTCTCTACTTCATCGTGAACGTCATCATTCCCtgcctgctcttttcctttttaaccgGGTTAGTTTTTTACCTACCCACAGATTCAG GTGAGAAAATGACTCTCAGCATCTCTGTCCTGCTGTCTTTGACTGTGTTCCTTCTGGTCATTGTGGAGCTGATTCCCTCCACCTCCAGTGCAGTGCCTCTGATAGGCAAATACATGTTGTTTACAATGGTGTTTGTCATCGCTTCAATCATCATCACGGTCATCGTCATCAACACCCACCACCGCTCCCCAAGCACTCACACCATGCCGCACTGGGTCAGGAAG ATCTTTATTGACACAATCCCAAACATCATGTTTTTCTCTACAATGAAACGACCATCCAGggataaacaagacaaaaatatttttgcagaagatattgatatttctgaaatttctggGAAGCCAGGTTCTGTGCCTGTCAACTTCTACTCCCCGCTTACCAAAAATCCAGATGTGAAAAATGCTATAGAGGGAATCAAATACATTGCGGAAACAATGAAATCGGACCAAGAAGCCAGTAAC gCTGCAGAAGAATGGAAGTTTGTTGCAATGGTGGTCGATCATCTTCTCCTTGGCATATTTATGCTAGTTTGTATTATAGGAACATTAGCTGTATTTGCTGGTCGCCTTATTGAATTAAATCAGCAAGGATGA